A genome region from Hevea brasiliensis isolate MT/VB/25A 57/8 chromosome 7, ASM3005281v1, whole genome shotgun sequence includes the following:
- the LOC110632134 gene encoding MYB-like transcription factor ETC3 isoform X1 codes for MADLDHSSSDDVSVDSRGDENMKIFLGFCFPLSEESSQDSKLEFSEDEETLITRMYNLVGERWSLIAGRIPGRTAEEIEKYWNSRYSTSQ; via the exons ATGGCTGACTTGGATCACTCCTCTAGTGATGATGTCTCTGTTGATTCTAGAG GGgatgaaaatatgaaaatttttctgggtttttgttTTCCGTTATCAG AGGAATCCAGCCAAGATTCTAAGCTTGAATTCTCTGAAGATGAAGAAACCCTTATTACTAGGATGTACAATCTGGTTGGTGAGAG GTGGTCTCTAATTGCTGGAAGAATTCCTGGAAGAACAGCAGAGGAAATTGAGAAGTACTGGAATTCAAGATACTCTACAagtcaataa
- the LOC110632134 gene encoding MYB-like transcription factor ETC1 isoform X2: MADLDHSSSDDVSVDSREESSQDSKLEFSEDEETLITRMYNLVGERWSLIAGRIPGRTAEEIEKYWNSRYSTSQ; encoded by the exons ATGGCTGACTTGGATCACTCCTCTAGTGATGATGTCTCTGTTGATTCTAGAG AGGAATCCAGCCAAGATTCTAAGCTTGAATTCTCTGAAGATGAAGAAACCCTTATTACTAGGATGTACAATCTGGTTGGTGAGAG GTGGTCTCTAATTGCTGGAAGAATTCCTGGAAGAACAGCAGAGGAAATTGAGAAGTACTGGAATTCAAGATACTCTACAagtcaataa